The proteins below come from a single Microbulbifer sp. Q7 genomic window:
- a CDS encoding TIGR01777 family oxidoreductase, with protein MHCLITGGTGLIGRLFCAKWLARGHRLTVLSRSPNKVHKLCGESAQGVRDLQQVEGPVDVVVNLAGETISKRWTTARKQEIRRSRLETTAQLVQWILAQPQPPSYVLSGSAVGYYGDRGGELLKESSGPGGGFSAELCKEWEAATEPLKQAGICVGTMRTAIVLSTNGGALAQMLPPFRLGLGGPMSTGEHWMSWIHEDDIVGLMLHAIDRQLCVPFNACAPEPVTNNSFSRLLARALHRPCLMRTPAWMLRLMFGEMANELLLASQRMEPRTALDSGYSFQYPTLEKALAELLDHSGKNGASGASSKTH; from the coding sequence ATGCATTGCTTAATCACTGGCGGCACTGGATTAATAGGCCGTCTATTTTGTGCGAAGTGGCTGGCGCGAGGCCATCGCCTCACGGTACTCAGCCGATCTCCCAACAAGGTGCACAAACTCTGCGGCGAATCCGCCCAGGGAGTGCGCGACCTGCAGCAGGTCGAGGGGCCGGTGGACGTTGTCGTCAACCTGGCGGGAGAGACCATTTCCAAGCGCTGGACCACTGCGCGCAAGCAGGAAATTCGCCGCTCTCGGCTGGAAACTACGGCGCAGCTGGTGCAGTGGATCCTGGCGCAGCCACAACCTCCCAGCTATGTACTTTCCGGCTCTGCGGTGGGCTATTACGGCGATCGCGGCGGTGAGCTGCTCAAAGAAAGCAGTGGCCCCGGCGGCGGGTTTTCGGCAGAACTGTGCAAAGAATGGGAAGCTGCCACTGAGCCGCTGAAACAGGCCGGCATCTGTGTCGGAACCATGCGCACCGCCATCGTGCTTTCCACCAACGGTGGCGCGCTCGCGCAAATGCTGCCGCCTTTCCGCCTGGGACTTGGCGGCCCCATGAGCACCGGTGAACACTGGATGAGCTGGATTCATGAGGACGACATCGTCGGCCTGATGCTGCACGCCATCGATCGCCAGCTGTGCGTCCCCTTCAACGCCTGTGCCCCGGAGCCCGTCACCAACAACAGCTTCTCACGCCTGCTGGCGCGCGCGCTGCATCGCCCCTGTCTAATGCGCACCCCGGCATGGATGCTGCGCCTGATGTTCGGCGAAATGGCCAACGAGCTGTTGCTCGCCAGCCAGCGGATGGAACCCCGCACCGCGCTCGACAGCGGCTACAGCTTCCAGTATCCCACGTTGGAGAAAGCCCTCGCCGAGCTGCTGGACCACTCCGGCAAAAACGGCGCGAGCGGCGCCTCCTCGAAAACACACTAG
- a CDS encoding YdcF family protein, with the protein MELQTALATLIMPPFAPLVGLLMAFVFWFFPASNPVAKLSLPLAILCFLTLWICATPAFSGWLGQRVVKLQSPVPEVEPTAVVVLGGGRYRDAVSGAERLSAASLERVAWAAAQAPKDLPILVSGGRVYSDEKVPEAQLMADALENIFQRPVSWRENCSRTTAENATNSAALLHDAGVEGVLLVTHWWHMPRAAESFARAGIQVQPLPVGSPGELVPRAESGLLRWLPSAAALLRSQVYWRELVADQWYRWRPLPVRRSC; encoded by the coding sequence ATGGAACTGCAAACTGCCCTGGCCACGCTCATCATGCCGCCATTTGCCCCCCTGGTTGGGCTCTTGATGGCCTTCGTATTCTGGTTTTTCCCCGCGTCCAATCCCGTTGCGAAATTGTCGCTGCCGCTGGCGATCCTGTGTTTTCTCACCTTGTGGATTTGTGCAACACCGGCCTTTTCGGGTTGGTTGGGGCAGCGTGTGGTCAAGCTTCAGTCGCCGGTGCCCGAGGTTGAGCCAACGGCGGTTGTGGTGCTCGGCGGCGGACGTTACCGGGATGCAGTGAGCGGGGCTGAACGTCTGTCTGCCGCCAGTCTGGAGCGGGTGGCCTGGGCGGCCGCGCAGGCCCCGAAGGATCTGCCCATACTGGTCTCCGGCGGGCGCGTGTATTCGGACGAGAAGGTGCCAGAAGCCCAGCTGATGGCGGACGCGCTGGAGAACATCTTCCAGCGCCCGGTGAGTTGGCGCGAGAATTGCAGCCGCACTACGGCGGAAAATGCCACAAATTCGGCGGCACTTTTGCACGATGCCGGCGTCGAAGGGGTGCTTCTGGTCACCCACTGGTGGCATATGCCCCGTGCGGCGGAGAGTTTTGCCCGCGCGGGTATTCAGGTGCAGCCACTGCCGGTAGGAAGTCCCGGTGAGCTGGTGCCCAGGGCCGAGAGCGGGCTGCTGCGCTGGTTGCCCAGTGCCGCAGCACTATTGCGCAGCCAGGTGTATTGGCGGGAACTGGTCGCAGATCAGTGGTATCGGTGGCGGCCACTGCCGGTACGGCGTAGTTGCTGA
- the leuS gene encoding leucine--tRNA ligase: protein MEEQYNPSAVEAAAQQHWAEQKSFEVKEDPAKDKFYCLSMFPYPSGKLHMGHVRNYTITDVISRYQRMQGKNVLHPMGWDAFGLPAENAAIQNKTAPAKWTYSNIDYMKGQLKALGFGFDWSRELATCQPSYYRWEQWFFTRLYKKGLVYKKNSAVNWCPHDATVLANEQVEDGACWRCGTTVERRELAQWFIKITDYAEELLNDLDQLPDWPEQVRTMQRNWIGKSKGVELAFALPKTIAGVDHFDVYTTRPDTLMGVTYVSLAAEHPIALELAESNPELKTFIAECKKQSMSEADMATMDKKGMDTGLKAIHPLTGEEVPVWIANYVLMDYGSGAVMAVPAHDQRDWEFAKKYDLPIKQVVAPAGDESIDLDKEAFTEKGVLVNSGGFDGLDFDAAFNAIADGLEAAGKGRVTTNYRLRDWGVSRQRYWGAPIPMFNLADGSEIPVPAEKLPILLPEDVELDGVTSPIKADPEWCKDEYNGEAVERETDTFDTFMESSWYYARYTCPDFEEGMLDPDRANYWLPVDQYVGGIEHAILHLLYARFFHKLMRDEGLVNSDEPFKRLLCQGMVLAESFYKEENGHKTWIAPTAVDVERDDKGKPIKAIERATGEEVVAGGVVKMSKSKNNGIDPHATVEQYGADTVRLFTMFAAPPEQTLEWHDSGVEGASRFLRKLWKTVHGHIEAGDGSAEIDVNNLSDKQQQLRRKTHETIQKVSDDYGRRQTFNTAVAAVMELLNEVGKVAERDSANGLAVEREALQAAVMLLAPVTPHISHELWKALGNSGELVDAPWPKVDEKALVRSSITLVVQVNGKLRAKLEVPADTDKETLEKMALADENVLKFTEGKTVRKVIVVPGKLVNIVAN from the coding sequence ATGGAAGAGCAGTACAACCCCTCCGCAGTCGAAGCCGCCGCCCAGCAGCACTGGGCCGAGCAGAAAAGCTTCGAGGTAAAGGAAGACCCCGCCAAGGACAAGTTCTACTGCCTATCCATGTTCCCCTACCCCAGCGGCAAGCTGCATATGGGGCACGTGCGCAACTACACCATCACCGATGTGATCTCCCGCTACCAGCGCATGCAGGGCAAAAACGTGCTGCACCCCATGGGCTGGGACGCCTTCGGTCTGCCGGCGGAAAACGCCGCCATCCAGAACAAGACCGCACCGGCCAAGTGGACCTACTCCAACATCGATTACATGAAGGGCCAGCTGAAGGCCCTGGGCTTCGGCTTTGACTGGTCCCGCGAGCTGGCCACCTGCCAGCCGTCCTACTACCGCTGGGAGCAGTGGTTCTTCACCCGCCTGTACAAGAAAGGCCTGGTGTACAAGAAGAACTCCGCGGTGAACTGGTGCCCCCACGATGCCACCGTACTGGCCAACGAGCAGGTGGAAGACGGTGCCTGCTGGCGCTGTGGCACCACCGTCGAGCGCCGCGAGCTGGCGCAGTGGTTTATCAAGATCACCGATTACGCCGAAGAACTGCTGAACGACCTCGACCAGCTGCCCGACTGGCCGGAGCAGGTGCGCACCATGCAGCGCAACTGGATCGGCAAATCCAAGGGTGTCGAGCTGGCCTTCGCACTGCCCAAGACCATTGCCGGCGTGGACCACTTCGACGTGTACACCACCCGTCCGGACACCCTGATGGGGGTTACCTACGTATCCCTCGCCGCCGAGCACCCGATTGCCCTGGAACTGGCCGAATCCAATCCAGAGCTGAAGACCTTCATTGCCGAGTGCAAGAAGCAATCCATGTCCGAGGCCGATATGGCCACCATGGACAAGAAAGGCATGGACACCGGCCTCAAGGCCATCCACCCGCTCACCGGCGAAGAAGTCCCGGTGTGGATCGCCAACTACGTGCTGATGGATTACGGCAGCGGTGCCGTGATGGCCGTGCCCGCCCACGACCAGCGCGACTGGGAGTTTGCCAAGAAGTACGACCTGCCAATCAAACAGGTGGTGGCACCCGCCGGCGACGAATCCATCGACCTCGACAAAGAAGCCTTCACCGAAAAAGGTGTACTGGTCAATTCCGGTGGTTTCGACGGCCTCGACTTCGACGCCGCCTTCAATGCCATCGCCGACGGCCTGGAAGCCGCCGGCAAAGGCCGCGTCACCACCAACTACCGCCTGCGCGACTGGGGTGTCTCCCGCCAGCGCTACTGGGGCGCGCCGATTCCCATGTTCAACCTGGCAGACGGCAGCGAGATCCCGGTACCGGCCGAGAAACTGCCAATCCTGCTGCCGGAAGACGTGGAGCTGGATGGCGTCACCTCGCCGATCAAGGCAGACCCGGAGTGGTGCAAAGACGAATACAACGGCGAAGCGGTGGAGCGCGAAACCGACACCTTCGACACCTTCATGGAATCCAGCTGGTACTACGCCCGCTACACCTGCCCCGATTTCGAGGAAGGCATGCTCGACCCCGACCGCGCCAACTACTGGCTGCCGGTGGACCAGTATGTCGGCGGCATCGAACACGCCATCCTGCACCTGCTGTACGCGCGCTTCTTCCACAAACTGATGCGCGACGAAGGCCTGGTCAACAGCGACGAGCCCTTCAAGCGCCTGCTGTGCCAGGGCATGGTACTGGCCGAATCCTTCTATAAAGAAGAAAACGGCCACAAAACCTGGATCGCCCCCACCGCCGTCGACGTAGAACGCGACGACAAGGGCAAGCCGATCAAAGCCATCGAGCGCGCTACCGGTGAAGAAGTGGTGGCCGGCGGCGTGGTCAAAATGTCCAAATCCAAAAACAACGGCATCGACCCCCACGCCACCGTAGAGCAATACGGTGCCGACACCGTACGCCTGTTCACCATGTTCGCCGCGCCCCCCGAGCAGACCCTCGAATGGCACGACTCCGGCGTAGAAGGCGCCAGCCGCTTCCTGCGCAAACTGTGGAAAACCGTCCACGGCCATATCGAAGCCGGTGATGGCAGCGCGGAAATTGACGTAAACAACCTGAGCGACAAGCAACAGCAACTGCGCCGCAAAACCCACGAAACCATCCAGAAAGTCAGCGACGACTACGGCCGCCGCCAGACCTTCAACACCGCCGTCGCCGCGGTGATGGAACTGCTGAACGAAGTGGGCAAAGTCGCCGAGCGCGACTCCGCCAACGGCCTCGCCGTAGAACGCGAAGCCCTGCAAGCCGCCGTCATGCTGCTCGCCCCGGTAACCCCGCACATCAGCCACGAACTGTGGAAAGCACTGGGCAACAGCGGCGAACTGGTCGACGCACCCTGGCCGAAAGTGGACGAGAAAGCCCTGGTGCGCTCCAGTATCACGCTGGTGGTACAGGTAAACGGCAAACTGCGCGCGAAGCTGGAAGTCCCGGCAGACACCGACAAAGAAACCCTGGAAAAAATGGCACTGGCGGACGAAAACGTACTGAAATTTACCGAAGGTAAAACCGTGCGTAAGGTGATCGTAGTACCGGGTAAGCTGGTCAACATTGTCGCCAATTAA
- the lptE gene encoding LPS assembly lipoprotein LptE, with protein sequence MLRTLTIILAITISACGWHLRGAPKNLPPGSKLYITAQDPRSELAESITRLLQTSGLPLAEAPSEADFTLTIHKETETKRTVSVDAKGRASEYELITSAEYSVRDNTGRDLLTMARADVYRTLEWDDNEVVSKGEEERLQREEMRRELIGRIIDRLRRIDINAPVRDNPASP encoded by the coding sequence ATGCTCCGCACCCTAACAATAATCCTGGCCATCACAATCTCAGCCTGTGGCTGGCATCTCCGCGGCGCACCCAAAAACCTCCCTCCGGGCAGCAAGCTCTACATCACCGCCCAGGACCCCAGAAGCGAGCTCGCCGAAAGCATCACCCGCCTGCTGCAAACCAGCGGCCTGCCCCTAGCGGAAGCCCCCAGCGAAGCCGACTTCACCCTGACCATCCACAAAGAGACCGAAACCAAACGCACCGTCTCCGTCGATGCCAAAGGGCGCGCCTCCGAATACGAACTCATCACCAGCGCCGAATACAGCGTGCGCGACAACACCGGCCGCGACCTGCTCACCATGGCCCGCGCCGACGTCTACCGCACCCTGGAGTGGGACGACAACGAAGTAGTCAGTAAAGGGGAAGAAGAACGCCTGCAACGGGAAGAAATGCGCCGCGAGCTGATCGGCCGCATCATCGACCGCCTGCGCCGCATCGACATCAACGCACCCGTGCGCGACAACCCGGCGTCCCCCTGA
- the holA gene encoding DNA polymerase III subunit delta: MPRINPRQLAQNLRQGLAPIYVVTGDEPLLVQECCDTIRDVARKHGFSERDLLHGEHNFDWGQLLSAAGSMSLFADKKIIELRLPGGKPGDKGSKALQEFASMANDETLLLLVLPRLDRSQLNSKWVKALEAKGVLIQIWPVDASEMPRWIHQRLRANGLDAEPEAIQILAERVEGNLLAASQEIEKLKLLANDSVITAETMNNAVASSARYDVFGLIDKALAADAAGAVRTLQGLRAEGVEAPVVLWAIAREIRTLLETQEKLEQGQPINRLVRIQKRQPLVQSACQRLRPRHLQNFLLRARAVDNAIKGGKEMDPWAGLLELTLNLSGKRSI, encoded by the coding sequence ATGCCACGGATCAACCCACGCCAGCTCGCGCAAAACCTCCGCCAAGGTCTCGCCCCCATCTACGTCGTCACCGGCGACGAACCCCTGCTGGTACAGGAATGCTGCGACACTATCCGCGATGTCGCGCGCAAGCATGGCTTCAGCGAGCGTGACCTGCTGCACGGCGAACACAACTTCGACTGGGGGCAACTGCTCTCCGCCGCCGGCAGCATGTCCCTGTTCGCCGACAAAAAAATTATCGAACTGCGCCTGCCCGGCGGCAAACCCGGCGACAAAGGCAGCAAAGCACTGCAAGAGTTCGCCAGCATGGCGAACGATGAAACCCTGTTACTGCTGGTACTGCCCAGGCTCGACCGCTCGCAATTGAACAGCAAGTGGGTAAAAGCCCTCGAAGCCAAGGGCGTATTGATCCAGATCTGGCCCGTAGACGCCTCCGAAATGCCCCGCTGGATTCACCAGCGCCTGCGCGCCAACGGCCTCGATGCCGAGCCGGAAGCCATCCAGATTCTTGCCGAACGTGTCGAAGGCAACCTGCTCGCCGCCAGCCAGGAAATCGAAAAGCTGAAACTGCTGGCCAACGACAGCGTGATCACCGCCGAAACCATGAACAACGCCGTCGCCAGCTCCGCCCGCTACGACGTCTTCGGCCTGATCGACAAAGCCCTCGCCGCCGACGCTGCCGGCGCGGTCCGCACACTGCAGGGGCTGCGCGCCGAAGGCGTCGAAGCACCGGTGGTACTCTGGGCCATCGCCCGTGAAATACGCACGCTGCTGGAGACCCAGGAAAAGCTCGAGCAGGGCCAGCCCATCAATCGGCTGGTGCGCATCCAGAAGCGCCAGCCACTGGTGCAGTCCGCCTGCCAGCGCCTGCGCCCCCGCCACCTGCAAAACTTCCTGTTGCGCGCCCGCGCCGTCGATAACGCCATCAAGGGCGGCAAGGAAATGGATCCCTGGGCGGGCCTGCTGGAACTCACGCTCAATCTCTCCGGTAAGCGCAGCATCTGA
- a CDS encoding isovaleryl-CoA dehydrogenase yields the protein MTHDTTAPDVANTHQVFNQPAPLHGHNLYAGDTALREAVTRYGGHWGEDDLQRYGEVCGRPEWIERGFQANHYKPEFEPHDRVGNRIDQVNYHPAYHQLMQLAMSEGLHASPWTDPKPGAHVVRAAKYYLHSQVESGHGCPVTMTFASLPSIQLSPALAEEWLPKITDRGYDPSNRPHTAKSTVTIGMGMTEKQGGSDVRANTTSATPVGNGAYELVGHKWFTSAPMCDAFLMLAQTAAGLSCFLVPRWRPDGKKNPIQIQRLKDKAGNVSNASSEIELRGALGWLVGDEGRGVPAIIEMVAATRFDCMIGSAAGQRQATLQAIYHASQRSAFGKPLIEQPLMQNVLADLQLEVEGSVAMTLRMAQSMDHLDDSQQKLLMRLGTAVGKYWICKRTPHHAYEAMECLGGNGVIENFITARLYRDAPINAIWEGSGNIQALDVLRALSKTPAVLTTWYDELEKSKGSDTLFDTAVTRLKDTLRNLDDLEYRARDVVDQMALTMQSHLLIQGGNTVLAEGFLRSRLGKHGAGNTGALPVGVDVKSIIERGNPLVS from the coding sequence ATGACACACGACACCACCGCACCCGATGTTGCCAACACCCATCAGGTGTTCAACCAGCCGGCACCGCTCCACGGCCACAACCTCTACGCCGGCGATACCGCGCTCAGGGAAGCCGTCACCCGTTACGGCGGCCACTGGGGCGAGGATGACCTGCAACGCTACGGCGAGGTGTGCGGGCGGCCGGAGTGGATCGAGCGCGGCTTTCAGGCCAACCACTACAAGCCGGAATTCGAGCCTCACGACCGGGTGGGCAACCGCATCGATCAGGTCAACTACCACCCCGCCTATCACCAGCTCATGCAGCTGGCCATGAGCGAGGGGCTGCACGCATCCCCCTGGACAGACCCGAAACCCGGTGCGCATGTGGTGCGGGCGGCCAAATACTATCTGCACAGCCAGGTGGAGTCCGGCCACGGCTGCCCCGTCACCATGACCTTCGCCTCGCTACCCTCCATCCAGCTATCCCCGGCGCTCGCCGAAGAGTGGCTACCTAAAATTACCGACCGCGGCTACGACCCCAGCAACCGACCGCACACGGCGAAGTCCACCGTAACCATTGGCATGGGCATGACCGAAAAACAGGGTGGCTCGGATGTGCGCGCCAATACCACCAGCGCAACCCCGGTTGGCAATGGCGCTTACGAACTCGTGGGCCACAAGTGGTTTACTTCCGCCCCCATGTGCGACGCCTTTTTGATGCTGGCGCAAACCGCGGCCGGACTCAGTTGCTTCCTGGTGCCCCGCTGGCGTCCCGACGGGAAAAAAAACCCCATTCAGATACAACGGCTGAAGGACAAGGCGGGCAATGTCTCCAATGCCTCCTCAGAGATCGAGTTGCGCGGCGCGCTGGGCTGGCTGGTAGGTGATGAAGGACGCGGTGTACCGGCGATTATCGAGATGGTCGCCGCTACACGCTTCGACTGCATGATCGGTTCGGCCGCCGGCCAGCGCCAGGCCACCCTGCAGGCGATTTACCACGCAAGCCAGCGCAGCGCATTTGGCAAGCCATTGATCGAACAGCCACTGATGCAGAATGTGCTCGCAGACTTACAGCTGGAGGTAGAAGGGTCCGTCGCCATGACTCTGCGTATGGCACAGTCGATGGACCACCTCGACGACTCACAGCAAAAGCTGCTGATGCGCCTCGGCACCGCGGTGGGGAAATACTGGATTTGCAAGCGTACCCCGCACCACGCCTACGAAGCCATGGAGTGCCTGGGAGGCAATGGCGTGATTGAAAACTTCATTACCGCGCGCCTGTACCGCGATGCGCCCATCAATGCCATCTGGGAGGGCTCGGGCAATATTCAGGCACTGGATGTGCTGCGCGCACTAAGCAAGACACCTGCGGTACTCACCACCTGGTATGACGAGCTGGAAAAAAGCAAAGGCAGCGACACCCTGTTCGATACCGCAGTTACCCGGCTGAAGGATACGCTGCGCAACCTCGACGACCTGGAATATCGCGCACGCGACGTGGTGGATCAGATGGCGCTCACCATGCAATCGCACCTGCTGATTCAGGGGGGTAACACCGTGTTGGCGGAAGGTTTTCTACGCTCCCGCCTGGGGAAACACGGCGCGGGGAATACCGGCGCCCTACCCGTTGGCGTGGACGTAAAATCCATCATCGAACGGGGAAACCCGCTGGTGAGCTAG
- a CDS encoding TonB-dependent receptor, giving the protein MKRKLLPATIALVASQAAIAQTIEHRASEKLGDSQLEEVTVTGQFGNELRSLERQRDSDKILNVVSADGIGKLPDRNAAEAVQRIPGVSIERDQGEGRFVAIRGLPAQWSSASVNGHRLPTAEEETTSRATAFDFFPSELIERVEVSKAVTADQEGDAIGGNVNFITRTAPKERTFDISVAGGVVDKADGDSNSLNLLWGDRSADGKFGYIVNATSWKRDWATDNFEPRRKDTGIYRLEMRDYTGERETYGLNAGMEYNLDNGDKLFARGLYGTLEDDETHYKHRLRFDKDRLELQHIRDILVTEMRGLEFGGEHFVSEQSKLDWSIASYDNRFYYGDYPNGNDNSYFVARFDQTGVGYEGLDEGGQSHSEIDGGTSAAGRPDTHLPDDFEMDPTQANLAWVELYKIDVREKDRAIAQVDLTTEFSDDLELKFGVKYRDKERIASFSDEFYQWDEEAFGPAPVLSDFDLRDQPGRDDYLTEVGGNLSGIFSPVASTAAMQAFWNANRDKFRLVESESALVENGGALGRNFDVRERHLSGYGMGTYHYNHDLTLVAGLRLTQTNTRVDGQVLVENDEEGTAELVDNRGKKNYLSVLPSLHMKYALDDDSNLRFAMTRTFARPDFGDSNPGGTFVEHDNEFSSGNADLEPTYSLNLDLMYERYFEDGNGVVSAGLFYKDITDPVFRDASEGDYNGNSGVDFFRPENGDNASLTGLEFNVVRKLDFLPGALENLGVSANLTLMDSEMRIPDREGKVAIPRQADQLHNISVFYDDGALSLRLAQNHKGDYIEEHATSRSEDTGTYLDSFYGEYTSLDFSASYLVSDKLTVFAEANNLTNEPLTYYLGDADRPKQVEYYGWRAQLGVNYRLF; this is encoded by the coding sequence ATGAAACGTAAATTACTACCAGCGACCATTGCGCTAGTGGCCAGCCAAGCAGCCATTGCACAAACCATTGAGCACCGGGCATCGGAAAAACTGGGCGATAGCCAGCTGGAGGAGGTGACCGTAACCGGTCAGTTTGGCAATGAACTGCGCTCACTGGAGCGGCAGCGTGATTCCGACAAGATCCTGAATGTGGTTTCTGCGGACGGTATTGGAAAACTGCCTGACCGCAACGCGGCGGAGGCCGTGCAGCGTATCCCGGGTGTTTCCATCGAGCGCGACCAGGGGGAAGGGCGCTTTGTGGCTATTCGTGGTTTGCCCGCCCAATGGAGCTCGGCCAGTGTAAATGGTCACCGCCTGCCCACGGCAGAAGAGGAAACCACAAGCCGTGCGACCGCATTTGATTTCTTTCCGTCGGAACTGATCGAGCGTGTAGAGGTTTCCAAGGCCGTGACCGCGGATCAGGAAGGGGACGCCATCGGCGGTAATGTCAACTTCATTACCCGCACGGCGCCGAAGGAGCGCACCTTCGACATTTCTGTTGCCGGAGGTGTTGTAGACAAGGCAGATGGCGATAGTAACTCCCTTAACTTGTTGTGGGGGGATCGTTCGGCCGACGGCAAGTTTGGCTACATCGTCAATGCCACCAGCTGGAAACGTGACTGGGCAACGGACAATTTCGAGCCGCGTCGTAAAGATACCGGTATCTATCGCCTGGAGATGCGAGACTATACCGGGGAACGGGAAACCTACGGGCTCAATGCCGGTATGGAATACAATCTTGATAATGGCGACAAGCTGTTTGCTCGAGGTCTCTACGGCACGCTGGAAGACGATGAGACCCATTACAAGCATCGCCTGCGCTTCGACAAAGACCGCCTAGAGCTGCAGCACATCCGTGACATTCTGGTTACCGAAATGCGGGGGTTGGAGTTTGGCGGTGAGCATTTTGTCAGTGAGCAGTCCAAATTGGACTGGAGCATCGCCAGCTACGATAACCGTTTCTACTATGGTGATTACCCCAATGGCAACGACAATAGTTATTTTGTCGCGCGCTTTGACCAGACCGGGGTTGGTTATGAAGGGCTCGACGAAGGCGGCCAATCCCACAGCGAAATTGACGGTGGTACCAGTGCTGCCGGACGTCCGGACACTCACCTGCCGGACGATTTCGAGATGGATCCCACTCAGGCGAATCTCGCTTGGGTTGAGCTGTACAAGATTGATGTACGGGAAAAAGATCGTGCCATTGCGCAGGTCGACCTGACCACGGAATTCAGTGACGACCTTGAACTGAAGTTCGGTGTGAAATACCGCGATAAAGAACGTATCGCCAGTTTCTCGGATGAGTTTTATCAGTGGGATGAAGAAGCCTTCGGTCCGGCACCGGTACTGTCGGACTTCGATCTTCGCGATCAGCCTGGCCGCGACGATTATCTGACCGAGGTGGGCGGTAATTTAAGTGGAATCTTCTCCCCGGTGGCCTCCACTGCCGCGATGCAGGCGTTCTGGAATGCTAACCGCGACAAGTTCCGTCTGGTAGAGAGCGAGTCCGCGCTGGTGGAAAATGGAGGCGCCCTTGGCCGGAACTTTGATGTGCGCGAACGTCACCTGTCTGGCTACGGTATGGGTACGTATCATTACAATCATGATCTCACGCTGGTGGCGGGGTTACGCTTGACTCAGACCAATACCCGGGTGGATGGCCAGGTTTTGGTCGAAAATGACGAGGAGGGCACAGCGGAACTGGTCGATAACCGTGGTAAGAAAAACTACCTTTCGGTGCTGCCTTCGCTGCATATGAAATATGCGCTCGACGACGACAGCAACCTGCGCTTTGCCATGACCCGCACCTTTGCCCGCCCGGACTTCGGCGACTCGAATCCCGGTGGCACCTTCGTCGAACACGATAACGAATTCAGTTCCGGCAACGCCGATCTGGAGCCCACATACTCGCTCAACCTTGATCTGATGTACGAGCGCTATTTCGAAGACGGTAACGGCGTAGTTTCCGCAGGTTTGTTCTACAAAGACATTACCGATCCGGTTTTCCGCGATGCGAGTGAGGGCGACTACAACGGTAATTCCGGGGTCGATTTCTTCCGCCCGGAAAATGGGGATAACGCATCTCTCACCGGGCTCGAATTCAATGTGGTGCGCAAACTGGACTTCCTGCCCGGGGCACTGGAAAACCTCGGTGTTTCCGCAAACCTGACCCTGATGGACTCGGAAATGCGCATCCCAGATCGCGAAGGTAAGGTGGCGATTCCACGCCAGGCGGATCAGTTGCACAACATTTCAGTATTTTATGATGACGGCGCGCTGTCCCTGCGATTGGCCCAGAACCATAAAGGGGACTACATCGAGGAGCATGCTACTTCTCGCAGTGAGGATACCGGGACCTATCTCGATAGCTTCTACGGCGAATACACCAGCCTTGATTTCAGTGCCTCCTACCTGGTGAGTGACAAGCTGACGGTGTTTGCCGAAGCCAACAACCTCACCAATGAGCCGCTGACCTATTACTTGGGTGACGCCGATCGTCCGAAGCAGGTTGAATACTATGGCTGGCGTGCGCAGCTTGGGGTGAACTACCGATTGTTTTAA